The Bacillus sp. Y1 genome has a window encoding:
- the pknB gene encoding Stk1 family PASTA domain-containing Ser/Thr kinase produces MLIGKRLSGRYKVLEMIGGGGMANVYLAHDMILDRDVAVKVLRLDFSNDEEFIRRFHREAQSATSLAHPNIVSIYDVGEEDSIYYIVMEYVEGQTLKQYIQQQLSLHVADAINIMKQLTSAISHAHQNHIVHRDIKPHNILIDREGNVKITDFGIAMAMSATSITQTNSVLGSVHYLSPEQARGGMANRKSDIYSLGIVMFELLTGRLPFSGESAVSIALKHLQSETPSLRRWNPKIPQSVENIVLKATAKDPFHRYDSVEDMEMDLVTALDPDRIDEPKFALPIDDDATKAIPVITADQYLTSDETLVHSKEHPVLQQTTDKDGDKKKKKKKRKWPIVLVSIFLTLIILAVLTVTVLPKLLGPKDVLVPDVSGKELDEAMEVLQEQGLKIGETIEVTDEEVEEGLIIKTNPKEGKTVKEGQEVDLYLSIGKEKWTLLDYTGRQYDDVIDLLEARGFKDITKTEVYDDSAPVGQIISQDPSSGEEIIPAETELAFTVSKGPQLIKLKDLSGYNEKGIQEYAQSSGLYVEIASEGEFSDTVAEGLVVSQKPSAGTDLQKGSKVTVVLSKGKEEIPKEVSREITIPYEPLVEGTPQVVQIYIEDMEHNTSEPVQTFEITKTETRTIQLIIAPGEQAVYRVQRDGNVIDEQTVPYPTN; encoded by the coding sequence ATGCTAATCGGAAAGCGTTTAAGCGGTCGCTACAAAGTGCTTGAGATGATTGGTGGCGGCGGAATGGCCAATGTTTATCTTGCTCATGATATGATCTTAGATCGAGACGTGGCTGTTAAGGTACTGAGACTTGATTTTTCGAATGACGAGGAATTTATTCGACGCTTTCACCGAGAAGCACAATCAGCTACTAGCTTGGCTCATCCGAATATTGTTAGTATATACGATGTTGGTGAAGAAGATTCTATCTATTATATTGTTATGGAGTATGTGGAGGGGCAAACTCTCAAACAATACATACAGCAGCAACTATCGTTACACGTAGCGGATGCCATTAATATTATGAAGCAGTTAACCTCCGCTATTTCACATGCCCATCAAAATCACATTGTTCATAGAGATATTAAACCACATAATATTTTAATTGATCGTGAAGGAAATGTGAAAATAACTGATTTTGGCATTGCTATGGCAATGAGTGCGACAAGTATTACGCAAACAAATTCGGTGCTTGGCTCCGTCCATTATTTATCTCCAGAACAAGCAAGAGGTGGAATGGCAAACCGCAAATCGGATATTTATTCACTTGGAATTGTTATGTTCGAACTGTTGACGGGAAGATTGCCATTTTCTGGTGAGTCAGCCGTCTCAATCGCTTTAAAACATTTACAATCGGAAACACCTTCGTTAAGAAGATGGAATCCAAAAATTCCACAAAGTGTGGAAAATATTGTTTTAAAAGCAACGGCAAAGGATCCTTTTCATCGATATGATAGTGTAGAAGATATGGAGATGGATCTAGTAACTGCACTTGATCCTGATCGAATCGACGAGCCGAAGTTTGCGCTTCCGATAGATGATGATGCAACAAAAGCAATTCCAGTCATTACCGCTGATCAGTATCTAACTTCTGATGAAACACTCGTACATAGTAAAGAGCATCCTGTTCTTCAACAGACAACTGACAAAGACGGAGATAAAAAGAAGAAGAAAAAGAAGAGAAAATGGCCCATTGTGCTCGTATCTATCTTTCTCACATTGATTATCTTAGCAGTTTTAACTGTAACTGTTTTACCAAAGTTATTAGGACCAAAAGATGTTCTTGTTCCTGATGTTTCTGGAAAAGAGTTAGATGAAGCAATGGAAGTCCTTCAGGAGCAAGGTTTGAAAATTGGTGAAACGATTGAAGTTACAGATGAAGAGGTAGAGGAAGGTCTCATCATAAAAACAAACCCTAAGGAAGGGAAGACGGTAAAAGAAGGGCAGGAAGTGGACCTTTATTTAAGTATTGGCAAAGAGAAATGGACATTGCTAGATTATACCGGACGTCAATATGATGATGTGATTGATTTATTAGAAGCAAGGGGCTTTAAAGACATTACAAAAACGGAAGTTTACGATGATTCTGCCCCAGTGGGACAAATCATCTCTCAAGATCCATCTAGCGGGGAAGAAATTATTCCGGCTGAAACGGAACTGGCATTTACCGTTAGTAAGGGGCCGCAGTTAATAAAGCTCAAGGATCTTTCTGGTTATAATGAAAAAGGAATCCAAGAGTACGCACAATCCTCTGGATTATATGTTGAGATCGCCAGTGAGGGCGAATTTAGCGATACGGTAGCGGAAGGGTTAGTTGTTTCACAAAAGCCTTCAGCAGGTACAGATTTACAAAAAGGGTCTAAAGTAACCGTTGTCCTCTCTAAAGGAAAAGAGGAGATTCCAAAAGAAGTATCAAGGGAAATTACCATCCCTTATGAGCCGTTAGTTGAAGGAACTCCGCAAGTTGTCCAAATCTATATCGAGGATATGGAGCACAATACATCAGAACCGGTCCAAACCTTTGAAATTACAAAGACTGAGACTCGGACCATACAGTTAATTATTGCTCCTGGTGAACAGGCGGTATACAGAGTTCAAAGGGACGGTAATGTTATCGATGAACAAACGGTACCATACCCCACAAATTAA
- a CDS encoding Stp1/IreP family PP2C-type Ser/Thr phosphatase — MKAVFKTDRGRIRQHNEDSGGIFINRDGQHLCVVADGMGGHRAGDVASSMAIKHLEEMWKDSSGIETASHAEDWLRRSIPHINQVVFQHSQQHAECEGMGTTVVAAIVTPLFSTVLNIGDSRCYILNDTGFQQLTEDHTLVNELVRTGQISREDAEHHPRKNVILRALGTEQDIKMDIRTIMFEEGDVLLLCSDGLSNKVSTDEMVSILKNAENLEEKATTLINLANEHGGEDNITLVILQFDVGDDWGGDTC; from the coding sequence GTGAAAGCGGTATTTAAAACGGACCGAGGTCGGATTCGCCAACATAATGAGGACAGTGGGGGAATCTTTATCAACCGTGATGGGCAGCATCTATGTGTGGTTGCAGATGGAATGGGTGGACATCGAGCAGGAGATGTCGCCAGTTCCATGGCCATCAAGCATCTAGAAGAGATGTGGAAAGATTCAAGTGGAATTGAGACTGCCTCACATGCAGAGGACTGGTTAAGAAGGAGTATTCCTCATATCAATCAAGTAGTATTCCAGCATTCACAGCAACACGCCGAGTGTGAAGGGATGGGAACAACAGTTGTTGCTGCCATTGTTACACCATTATTTTCAACTGTCCTGAATATTGGTGATAGTCGCTGCTATATTTTAAATGATACAGGTTTTCAGCAGTTAACAGAGGATCATACACTTGTGAATGAACTTGTTAGAACGGGACAAATTTCAAGAGAGGATGCAGAACATCATCCACGTAAAAATGTTATTTTACGTGCTCTTGGAACGGAGCAAGATATAAAAATGGATATTCGCACCATCATGTTTGAAGAAGGAGATGTCCTCCTTTTATGCTCTGATGGTTTATCTAATAAAGTATCGACCGATGAAATGGTTAGTATTTTAAAAAATGCTGAAAATTTAGAGGAAAAGGCAACCACTCTCATCAACCTTGCAAACGAGCATGGTGGTGAGGACAATATTACCTTAGTCATTTTACAATTTGACGTTGGCGATGATTGGGGTGGGGATACATGCTAA
- the def gene encoding peptide deformylase, with protein MTVKKLVTHPAEVLEQECDRVTVFDKKLEKLLNDMYDTMIEFDGVGLAAPQIGIARQIAIVDIDDESGTIELINPEILEVSGEQTGPEGCLSFPGVYGEVTRPYFVKVKARNRKGKAFVIEAEDFLARAILHEIDHLHGILFTSKVTRYLTEEELEGVESE; from the coding sequence TTGACGGTAAAGAAGCTAGTTACTCATCCTGCAGAGGTACTTGAGCAAGAATGTGATAGAGTAACGGTATTTGATAAAAAACTAGAAAAGCTACTAAACGATATGTATGATACTATGATTGAATTCGATGGGGTAGGTCTTGCAGCCCCTCAAATTGGCATAGCAAGACAAATTGCCATCGTTGATATAGACGATGAGTCGGGGACGATTGAACTCATTAACCCTGAAATATTAGAAGTGTCCGGCGAACAAACAGGTCCGGAAGGTTGTCTTAGTTTCCCAGGAGTTTACGGAGAGGTAACAAGACCGTATTTTGTAAAGGTGAAAGCTCGAAACCGAAAAGGAAAAGCGTTTGTGATCGAAGCAGAGGATTTTTTAGCACGTGCGATTCTTCATGAAATCGATCATCTTCATGGCATCCTATTTACATCCAAAGTAACAAGGTATTTGACTGAAGAAGAGTTAGAGGGAGTCGAAAGCGAATGA
- the coaBC gene encoding bifunctional phosphopantothenoylcysteine decarboxylase/phosphopantothenate--cysteine ligase CoaBC: MRGKKILLCVTGGIAVFKAAALTSKLTQAGLEVKVILSESASKFVTPLTFQALSRNDVHIDTFDEKNSKVIAHIDLADWADLIVVAPATANVIGKLANGIADNMITTTLLAATSPVWIAPAMNVHMYDHPAVRKNLETLRSYGYGFIEPGEGYLACGYVGKGRMEEPETIVGKIAEFFQPMNTPLKSRKVLVTAGPTREKIDPVRYITNFSSGKMGYAIAEQARNLGAEVTLITGPVSIEPPLGVKVIHVESAQDMLDETIAQYDSSDLVVKTAAVADYKPKTVSDRKIKKQEGNESIELERTKDILFELGKIKKHQVLVGFAAETDHVEEYAMRKLEKKNADIIVANNVAEEGSGFGTDTNKITIYKRDGHSISLPLMTKQEAAKTLLLEALKLLPKEEAE, translated from the coding sequence GTGAGAGGAAAGAAGATTTTACTATGTGTTACTGGGGGAATTGCGGTTTTTAAAGCGGCAGCTTTAACAAGCAAACTCACCCAAGCTGGGCTTGAAGTAAAGGTCATTTTAAGTGAATCGGCTTCAAAATTTGTGACACCCTTAACCTTTCAGGCGCTTTCAAGAAATGATGTGCATATAGACACGTTTGATGAAAAGAATTCAAAGGTAATTGCCCATATTGATTTGGCTGATTGGGCAGATTTAATCGTTGTTGCTCCGGCAACAGCGAATGTCATTGGAAAGCTAGCGAATGGAATCGCTGATAATATGATTACTACGACCTTGCTGGCTGCAACATCACCAGTATGGATTGCCCCTGCAATGAACGTTCATATGTATGACCATCCTGCAGTGAGAAAGAATTTAGAAACATTACGAAGCTACGGATATGGGTTTATCGAGCCTGGAGAGGGTTATTTAGCATGTGGCTATGTTGGGAAAGGTAGAATGGAAGAGCCCGAGACAATTGTTGGGAAAATTGCTGAATTTTTCCAACCTATGAATACTCCTTTAAAGAGTAGAAAGGTACTTGTAACAGCAGGTCCAACACGAGAAAAAATAGATCCTGTCCGATATATTACGAATTTTTCGTCCGGAAAAATGGGGTATGCCATTGCCGAGCAAGCTAGGAATCTTGGAGCGGAGGTTACTCTCATCACAGGACCTGTTTCCATTGAACCGCCACTGGGAGTTAAGGTTATCCATGTGGAAAGTGCGCAAGACATGCTTGATGAGACAATCGCCCAATATGATTCTAGTGATTTAGTTGTAAAAACAGCTGCGGTTGCCGATTATAAGCCAAAGACGGTTTCTGACCGCAAAATAAAAAAGCAGGAAGGCAATGAAAGCATCGAATTAGAAAGAACCAAGGACATTTTATTTGAGCTTGGAAAAATCAAAAAGCACCAAGTATTGGTTGGTTTTGCTGCGGAAACCGATCATGTAGAAGAGTACGCGATGAGAAAGCTCGAGAAGAAAAATGCTGATATCATCGTGGCAAACAATGTTGCAGAAGAAGGATCTGGATTTGGGACAGATACAAATAAAATAACGATTTACAAGCGAGATGGACATTCTATCTCGTTACCATTAATGACAAAGCAAGAAGCGGCAAAAACCCTTCTTTTAGAGGCTTTAAAGCTCCTACCAAAAGAGGAAGCTGAATGA
- the priA gene encoding primosomal protein N' yields the protein MIASVIVDVPAKQTDRPFDYRIPEHLEGVITPGMRVVVPFGPRKIQGFVISIQPSSEFEKLRDIIAPMDIVPVLNEELLQLGDWLSEETLCYRISAYQVMLPAALKAKYEKKVRVTTDLNLLPQVLKKVFEKSHIVPFDTIEEDTWKVLQKEIASGHVEFIYEVKERVNKKKRKYVMPHVNEEELSDSLKLLSIQATKQREIIEFFLANPDPVPLQHLLNLLNTSSSAIKGLVNKGMLREEEVEVYRDPYENRVFERTQALPLTPEQTLAITPVLQTIEEDLHKVFLLYGVTGSGKTEVYLQSIQRVLEKGKEAIVLVPEIALTPQMVKRFKGRFGDEVAVMHSGLSTGEKYDEWRKIQRKEVKVVVGARSAIFAPFENLGIIIIDEEHETSYKQEENPRYHARDVAIQRAKKYGCPVVLGSATPALESFARAKKGVYELLTLPSRMNSGPMPHVEVVDMREELREGNRSMFSRVLMEKLKDRLEKQEQTVLFLNKRGHSSFVMCRDCGYVVNCPDCDISLTYHRFSESMKCHYCGYESLVPTQCPECQSEYIRYFGTGTQKIEEELGKVLPEARVIRMDVDTTSKKGAHEKLLTDFGEGKADILLGTQMIAKGLDFPKITLVGVLSADTMLHIPDFRSSEKTFQLLTQVSGRAGRHELTGEVIVQTYTPEHYSIQFAAQQDYDLYYEREMQIRKLHHYPPFYYISLITVSHENLMKVVSVTEKITGYIRNSLSPEAIVLGPVASPIPRIKNRYRYQCLIKYKREPQLGRAIKTVLDQYQHESATTGLTISTDVNPYILM from the coding sequence ATGATTGCGAGTGTAATTGTGGATGTCCCAGCTAAGCAAACCGACAGACCATTTGATTATCGCATTCCTGAGCATCTAGAAGGGGTTATCACCCCAGGAATGAGGGTGGTTGTTCCGTTTGGGCCACGGAAAATTCAAGGGTTTGTCATTTCCATACAGCCTAGCTCAGAGTTTGAAAAGCTTAGAGATATTATTGCTCCTATGGATATTGTACCGGTATTAAATGAAGAACTTTTACAGCTTGGGGATTGGTTATCCGAAGAAACTCTTTGTTATCGAATTTCTGCCTATCAGGTGATGCTACCGGCAGCACTTAAAGCGAAATACGAAAAAAAAGTCCGCGTGACGACCGATTTGAATCTGTTGCCACAGGTCCTAAAAAAGGTATTTGAGAAAAGTCATATTGTCCCTTTTGATACGATTGAAGAGGATACATGGAAGGTATTACAAAAAGAAATCGCCAGTGGCCATGTTGAATTTATATATGAAGTAAAGGAACGGGTGAATAAGAAAAAGCGCAAGTATGTTATGCCACATGTGAATGAAGAGGAGCTATCCGATTCACTCAAGTTATTATCCATTCAGGCAACGAAGCAAAGGGAAATTATAGAGTTTTTCCTAGCGAACCCAGATCCAGTCCCTTTACAACATTTGCTGAACCTATTAAACACCTCTTCATCTGCTATAAAGGGTCTTGTTAATAAAGGAATGTTAAGGGAAGAAGAAGTAGAAGTGTACCGAGATCCTTACGAGAATCGTGTATTTGAACGGACACAGGCTTTACCGTTAACCCCCGAGCAGACATTAGCTATTACCCCCGTATTACAAACCATTGAAGAAGATCTTCATAAAGTATTCTTACTTTATGGGGTAACAGGTAGTGGAAAAACGGAAGTATATTTACAATCGATTCAACGAGTGTTAGAGAAAGGAAAGGAAGCGATCGTTCTCGTCCCAGAAATCGCTTTAACTCCACAAATGGTGAAACGGTTTAAAGGAAGATTTGGAGATGAAGTGGCTGTCATGCACAGCGGACTTTCTACAGGGGAAAAATACGATGAGTGGCGAAAGATTCAAAGAAAAGAAGTAAAAGTGGTTGTAGGGGCAAGGTCTGCCATTTTTGCTCCCTTTGAAAACCTCGGAATTATTATCATTGATGAAGAGCATGAAACAAGTTATAAGCAAGAAGAAAATCCTAGATACCATGCGAGAGACGTAGCGATTCAACGTGCCAAAAAATATGGTTGTCCGGTTGTACTAGGAAGCGCAACTCCAGCACTCGAATCATTTGCTCGCGCAAAAAAAGGTGTGTATGAGCTTTTAACATTGCCGAGCCGGATGAATAGTGGTCCGATGCCTCATGTTGAAGTCGTCGATATGAGAGAAGAGCTTCGCGAAGGAAATCGCTCCATGTTTTCAAGGGTATTAATGGAAAAATTAAAAGATAGACTCGAAAAGCAGGAGCAAACAGTATTGTTTTTAAACAAACGAGGACATTCCTCCTTTGTGATGTGTAGAGATTGCGGGTATGTTGTTAACTGTCCGGATTGTGATATTTCGTTAACTTATCATCGATTTAGCGAGAGTATGAAGTGTCATTATTGCGGCTATGAGTCCCTTGTTCCAACACAATGCCCAGAATGCCAATCTGAGTATATTCGTTATTTTGGGACAGGCACACAGAAGATTGAAGAAGAACTTGGCAAAGTGTTGCCAGAGGCAAGAGTTATCCGAATGGATGTGGATACGACTTCAAAAAAAGGGGCGCATGAAAAGCTGTTAACTGATTTTGGTGAAGGAAAAGCAGATATTCTGTTAGGGACGCAAATGATAGCAAAAGGATTAGATTTTCCTAAGATTACACTCGTAGGAGTTCTTTCAGCTGATACGATGCTGCATATCCCTGATTTCCGTTCATCTGAGAAAACCTTTCAGCTGCTTACACAGGTAAGTGGAAGAGCCGGAAGACATGAGCTAACAGGGGAAGTAATAGTACAAACCTATACGCCTGAGCATTACAGTATTCAGTTTGCTGCTCAGCAGGACTATGATTTGTATTATGAAAGGGAAATGCAAATAAGAAAGCTTCACCATTATCCCCCTTTCTACTATATATCCCTGATCACAGTAAGCCATGAGAATTTGATGAAGGTGGTGTCGGTGACAGAGAAGATTACCGGATATATTCGGAATAGTCTTTCTCCAGAAGCAATTGTTCTAGGGCCTGTTGCCTCACCAATTCCTCGAATCAAAAATAGATATAGATACCAATGTTTGATAAAATACAAACGTGAGCCACAGTTAGGTCGTGCCATTAAAACTGTACTTGATCAATATCAGCATGAATCTGCAACAACCGGGTTAACCATTTCTACAGACGTGAATCCTTATATTCTCATGTAG
- the rsmB gene encoding 16S rRNA (cytosine(967)-C(5))-methyltransferase RsmB, whose translation MTEKSNVRESVVSILEQIEKNQSYSNLLLNNVIKKNQIATKDIGLLTELTYGTLQRKMTLDYYLEPFIKNPKKLENWVKQLLRMTLYQMLYLDKIPDRAAIHEAVEIAKKRGHKGISGMVNGVLRSLQREGVRDMDEIKDEVERLSIETSHPTWLVRRWIEQFGYNKAKEMCEINLTAPMQTARVNTNKITREACIKRLTEEGFQVEESVVVPEAIKCLKGNLAHSESFREGLITIQDESSMLVAYALGIEQNETILDACAAPGGKSTHIAEKLEDTGQVISLDLHEHKVKLINENAIRLGLTNIETKAMDSRKVQEEFEGSAFDRILLDAPCSGLGVMRRKPDMKYTKKEEDLNRLQSIQLQLLDSVTPLLKPGGTLVYSTCTIDRSENEEVVTAFLQKHTDFEGDLSVIERMPKAIQPLMTDFQLQIFPQDFGSDGFYIASLRKKV comes from the coding sequence ATGACAGAAAAATCAAATGTTCGAGAAAGTGTTGTATCCATTCTGGAGCAAATCGAAAAAAACCAATCATATAGTAATCTACTTTTAAACAATGTGATTAAAAAGAATCAAATTGCAACGAAGGATATTGGATTGTTAACGGAATTAACATACGGAACGCTACAAAGAAAAATGACTCTTGATTATTACTTAGAGCCATTTATTAAAAATCCCAAAAAGCTTGAAAACTGGGTGAAGCAGCTACTGCGTATGACGTTATATCAAATGCTTTATTTAGATAAAATACCCGACCGTGCAGCCATTCATGAGGCAGTGGAAATTGCTAAAAAGAGAGGTCATAAAGGGATATCTGGGATGGTTAATGGTGTTCTCCGCTCTTTGCAACGTGAAGGCGTAAGAGATATGGATGAGATTAAGGATGAAGTCGAGCGATTGTCCATAGAAACCAGTCATCCTACTTGGCTTGTTAGAAGATGGATCGAGCAATTTGGGTATAATAAAGCAAAAGAGATGTGTGAGATAAATTTAACTGCACCAATGCAAACAGCACGTGTTAATACAAATAAAATCACCAGAGAGGCTTGCATCAAAAGGCTTACAGAAGAAGGCTTTCAAGTCGAGGAAAGTGTGGTTGTTCCTGAAGCAATAAAATGCTTAAAAGGAAATCTTGCCCATTCTGAAAGCTTTAGAGAAGGCTTGATTACGATTCAGGATGAAAGCTCCATGCTTGTGGCATATGCATTAGGAATCGAACAAAATGAAACGATTTTAGATGCGTGCGCAGCTCCTGGTGGAAAGTCGACTCATATCGCTGAAAAGCTAGAAGATACAGGACAAGTTATTTCATTAGATCTTCATGAGCATAAAGTGAAGTTGATTAATGAAAATGCTATCCGACTTGGACTGACAAATATAGAAACTAAAGCTATGGATAGTCGTAAAGTACAAGAAGAGTTTGAGGGTAGCGCGTTCGATCGGATTTTGCTTGATGCCCCATGCTCTGGTCTTGGTGTAATGAGAAGGAAGCCAGATATGAAATACACAAAAAAAGAAGAAGATTTAAATCGTCTTCAGAGTATTCAGTTGCAGTTATTAGATTCTGTTACTCCACTGTTAAAACCAGGTGGAACGTTAGTCTACAGTACATGTACAATCGACCGCTCTGAAAATGAAGAGGTAGTGACAGCGTTTTTACAAAAGCATACAGATTTTGAAGGAGACCTTTCTGTTATTGAGAGGATGCCTAAGGCCATTCAGCCACTTATGACGGACTTTCAGCTTCAGATTTTCCCTCAAGATTTTGGTTCAGATGGATTTTATATTGCAAGTTTAAGGAAGAAGGTGTAA
- the fmt gene encoding methionyl-tRNA formyltransferase, producing MTKIVFMGTPDFSVPVLRSVIEAGYEVIGVVTQPDRPVGRKRVLTPPPVKVEAEKHGIPVLQPEKIRVREDLDQVLSLKPDLVVTAAFGQILPKELLEAPPLGCINVHASLLPELRGGAPIHYSIIQGKEKTGITIMYMAEKLDAGDILTQVEVEITETDTVGSLHDKLSEAGSKLLLDTLPKLIKGELESIPQNEKEATFAYNIKREEEKIVWSKTGEEIYNHIRGMNPWPVAYTHLSDSGLKLWWATKVKAVKKADPGEIIAIEEDGFVVATGNDTAIKVLELQPSGKKKMTADQFLRGAGSFLKVGDRIGVSE from the coding sequence ATGACGAAAATAGTATTTATGGGCACTCCTGATTTTTCTGTTCCCGTATTAAGAAGTGTGATAGAAGCAGGATACGAGGTGATCGGTGTAGTTACTCAACCAGATCGCCCAGTTGGAAGAAAAAGAGTACTTACTCCACCTCCGGTAAAAGTAGAAGCGGAAAAGCATGGTATTCCTGTTCTTCAACCTGAAAAAATTCGTGTAAGAGAGGACTTGGATCAAGTATTAAGCTTAAAGCCTGACTTAGTCGTAACGGCAGCGTTCGGACAAATCCTTCCGAAGGAGCTGTTAGAAGCGCCACCGCTCGGATGCATTAATGTTCATGCCTCTCTGTTACCAGAATTGCGTGGAGGGGCTCCCATCCATTACTCCATCATTCAAGGTAAAGAGAAAACAGGAATAACGATCATGTATATGGCAGAAAAGCTTGATGCTGGTGATATATTAACGCAAGTAGAAGTAGAAATTACAGAAACAGATACGGTTGGTTCTTTGCATGATAAGCTTAGTGAGGCAGGCTCTAAGTTATTGTTAGACACATTGCCAAAACTGATTAAGGGGGAGCTAGAATCGATTCCCCAAAATGAGAAGGAAGCAACATTTGCGTATAATATAAAGCGCGAAGAAGAGAAAATTGTTTGGTCTAAAACAGGCGAAGAAATTTACAACCATATCAGGGGTATGAACCCATGGCCAGTCGCATACACCCACCTCTCAGATTCAGGGTTGAAACTTTGGTGGGCGACGAAAGTAAAGGCAGTGAAAAAGGCAGATCCGGGAGAAATTATTGCGATTGAGGAAGATGGTTTTGTCGTGGCAACTGGAAATGACACAGCGATTAAAGTGCTTGAGCTCCAGCCTTCTGGTAAAAAGAAAATGACAGCCGATCAATTTTTGCGTGGGGCAGGTTCGTTCTTAAAAGTTGGAGATCGTATAGGAGTTAGCGAATGA
- the rlmN gene encoding 23S rRNA (adenine(2503)-C(2))-methyltransferase RlmN, with amino-acid sequence MEQTTIEKEQTSVQKPSIYSIELHDLKAWLVEHNEKAFRAEQIFDWLYKKRVTSFEDMSNLSKTLRETLEKHYSLTTLNTLIQQQSSDGTIKFLFELHDGYSIETVLMRHEYGNSVCVTTQVGCRIGCTFCASTLGGLKRNLEAGEIVAQVVKVQQALDETDERVSSVVIMGIGEPFDNYNDMLSFLKIINHDKGLNIGARHITVSTSGIIPKIYQFADENMQINFAISLHAPNTEIRSRLMPINRAYKLPDLMDAVRYYIEKTGRRVSFEYGLFGGVNDQVEHAEELAKLIKGVKCHVNLIPVNYVPERDYVRTPKDQIFAFEKTLKNHGVNVTIRREHGHDIDAACGQLRAKERKEETR; translated from the coding sequence ATGGAACAGACAACTATTGAAAAAGAACAAACATCCGTGCAAAAACCATCCATTTACTCTATAGAATTACACGATTTAAAAGCATGGTTAGTAGAACATAATGAAAAGGCATTTCGTGCCGAGCAAATCTTTGATTGGTTATACAAAAAGAGAGTGACTAGTTTTGAGGATATGTCTAATCTTTCAAAAACTTTACGTGAAACGTTAGAAAAGCATTATTCACTAACCACATTAAATACGCTTATTCAACAGCAATCATCAGACGGGACGATTAAGTTTTTATTTGAATTACACGATGGTTACTCCATTGAAACGGTCCTTATGAGACATGAATATGGTAATTCGGTGTGTGTAACCACACAGGTCGGCTGCCGAATCGGATGTACGTTCTGTGCGTCAACATTAGGTGGACTTAAACGAAATCTGGAAGCAGGGGAAATCGTCGCTCAAGTAGTAAAAGTACAGCAAGCATTAGATGAAACAGATGAAAGAGTAAGCTCAGTCGTTATTATGGGAATTGGAGAGCCATTTGATAATTACAATGATATGCTCTCGTTTTTGAAGATTATCAACCATGATAAGGGATTGAATATTGGAGCTAGACATATTACGGTATCAACAAGTGGAATTATCCCGAAGATCTATCAGTTTGCCGATGAAAATATGCAAATCAACTTTGCGATTTCACTTCATGCACCAAATACGGAGATCCGCAGTCGCTTAATGCCTATCAACCGTGCGTATAAGCTCCCTGATTTAATGGATGCGGTACGTTATTATATTGAGAAGACAGGAAGAAGAGTAAGCTTTGAATATGGGTTATTTGGTGGAGTGAATGACCAGGTTGAACATGCCGAAGAGCTGGCTAAGCTCATTAAAGGTGTGAAATGTCACGTAAATTTAATTCCAGTAAACTATGTGCCGGAAAGAGATTACGTTCGAACACCTAAAGATCAAATTTTTGCCTTTGAAAAAACGTTAAAAAATCATGGAGTAAACGTAACGATTCGAAGAGAGCACGGTCATGATATTGATGCAGCATGTGGACAACTTCGTGCAAAGGAACGAAAAGAAGAGACGAGGTGA